From the genome of Nicotiana sylvestris chromosome 2, ASM39365v2, whole genome shotgun sequence, one region includes:
- the LOC104247840 gene encoding uncharacterized protein, giving the protein MEDFQEIDPPIATTIKLDHDEPGLSVDKKMYRGMTDSLYISLLVDLYPKDSTFDLVGYANADYAENSVLHKTTLSEEPGSSILESIQEDEPQISENSFQFVTEGDEQFSSETELLQEVSDSFNPKKKKIAREKTPGKGTGGTKRKIASFILVAISPTKGKTIRSQKKQSEANLNNALAEGAKKASTRAKKKVGEPSEAVQIEEMNLVLQDKDEVEDMEVPTPSAKSREKISQKKSQEKEADEEGSAMSKRTRSARKGKKVQVMEEDNEEETDEEEDKSVTF; this is encoded by the exons ATGGAAGATTTCCAAGAAATTGACCCTCCTATTGCAACAACTATAAAATTGGATCACGATGAACCTGGTTTATCGGTTGATAAGAAAATGTATAGGGGAATGACTGATTCTCTTTATATCTCACTGCTAGTAGATCTG TATCCAAAAGATAGTACTTTtgatctagtaggatatgctaatgctgattatgcag AAAATTCAGTCCTACATAAGACAACTTtaagtgaagaacctggttcatccatcTTAGAAT CCATTCAAGAAGATGAACCCCAAATATCTGAAAATTCCTTTCAGTTTGTGACTGAGGGGGATGAACAATTTTCATCTGAAACTGAACTG CTACAGGAGGTGTCTGACAGTTTCAATCCCAAAAAGAAGAAGATTGCCAGGGAAAAAACCCCTGGGAAGGGTACGGGTGGCACTAAGAGAAAGATTGCTTCTTTTATCCTTGTAGCAATTTCTCCTACAAAAGGAAAAACTATAAGGAGCCAGAAGAAGCAAAGTGAGGCAAATTTGAATAATGCCTTAGCTGAAGGTGCCAAGAAGGCTAGTACAAGAGCAAAGAAGAAAGTTGGTGAGCCGAGTGAAGCTGTTCAAATTgaggagatgaacctggttcttcaGGACAAAGATGAGGTTGAGGATATGGAGGTACCCACACCTAGTGCCAAGTCTCGAGAAAAGATTTCTCAGAAAAAGTCTCAAGAAAAGGAGGCCGATGAAGAAGGCTCAGCTATGTCCAAAAGAACCAGGTCTGCTAGAAAGGGCAAGAAAGTTCAAGTTATGGAAGAAGATAACGAAGAAGAGACTGACGAGGAGGAGGACAAGAGTGTAACGTTTTAG